GGGGATCAATGCAGCTGCTTCCGACGAAAGGGCTACAAAGAAGCAGATGATAAGCGCCATAAAGGAGTTTGGCGTAACCAAGGATGAGATAGTGGATGTACTGAGGGTCGTTCTCCTCACGTCGGGAATGCCGCCCTTCACGAAAGGCATGAAGATATTGGGCGAAGTGATGGAGAAATAAACCTTTTCAATTTTTTGTTGTTTTTCTCAATCTTATAAGAAAAAGGCGATTCTATCCTCCGTGATCATGCGCCGCATTCTCAGCCTCCTGGTGGCTAGGTGCAGCAAACGAAAAAACGTTACCCTCATAGGACTTTAAGGGCGGGTTCATGGGTGCCTTCAGAGCCTCGATCTCGGGCCAGTTCCTTCTCCTCGGCCTTCTTCGTTCTCTCAAAATCTCCAAAACCGCGCGGTTCTCTCGTTCTGGGGAGCGGGGATGACCGTCTTAAAGAGGATCCTCTCTTCTATGAGAGTATAGAAACACTGCAAAGAGATACGTCTGCCAGGTCAGCCAGAAAAGAGACCTTCTCACCGCTGTGCTAGCAGGCATGAAAACCGCACATGATTTGTCATGCTCTGCCAGCGACACTTATCTCAGGAGGAGCTATCGCTGTCCGCTATAGGCTCTGCCAGCAAGCCGCCGTATGCGTATCTGAACGGAAGTGACAGCTCGCCTCGACCAAGCATAGAAATGGCGAGACGCGACACATAAAATTCTGCTACTTACAA
The genomic region above belongs to Desulfomonilia bacterium and contains:
- a CDS encoding carboxymuconolactone decarboxylase family protein, with translation GINAAASDERATKKQMISAIKEFGVTKDEIVDVLRVVLLTSGMPPFTKGMKILGEVMEK